A genomic window from Populus nigra chromosome 7, ddPopNigr1.1, whole genome shotgun sequence includes:
- the LOC133699904 gene encoding protein REVEILLE 1-like isoform X2 — translation MAIQDQCGGTRLNLVLPAGNGISLSATLNNASGQQLKEQFSCGSDFSPKARKPYTITKQRERWTEEEHKKFLEALKLYGRAWRRIEEHVGTKTAVQIRSHAQKFFSKVVRESGGSNTSSVEPVEIPPPRPKRKPMHPYPRKLAHPLEEELLIPEKSLRSSSPSFSISEQENQSPTSVLSAVGSDALGSTDSDTPNHSLSPVSFAGGVHHADSSPEEDGSPSPATANSVPDEQFPKVEKLDSSPKENVSSGEPVVEETSTRSLKLFGWTVLVTECHKPSSPNMGTSKLSTPDTAEEKLVRPLTLNNVATEFPSRNGESTWSPLPHGSHGALCYMKFQKENSSPAQKDSATLPWWTFYGAMPFPCIPFHKKEPAIENLDSKGDEVQDKEIPKEVSWTGSNSGSVSEGENGDKNMDAETESQQFSYEEKELSPIFELKLTKKSASSGSKVINEKCPKGFVPYKKRIAERDSQSSTITGEEREEQRIRLCL, via the exons ATGGCTATTCAG GATCAGTGTGGAGGGACTCGACTGAATCTGGTTCTCCCAGCAGGCAATGGAATTTCACTGAGTGCTACACTAAATAATGCATCTGGGCAGCAACTAAAGGAGCAATTCTCTTGTGGGAGTGATTTCTCTCCCAAG gcgAGGAAACCATACACCATCACGAAGCAAAGAGAAAGATGGACAGAGGAAGAGCATAAGAAGTTCCTTGAAGCTCTAAAGCTTTATGGTCGCGCTTGGAGACGGATTGAAG AGCATGTTGGCACAAAGACTGCAGTTCAGATTCGAAGCCATGCTCAGAAATTCTTCTCTAAG GTTGTGCGTGAGTCTGGTGGCAGCAACACTAGCTCAGTGGAACCAGTTGAAATTCCTCCTCCTAGACCAAAGCGAAAACCTATGCATCCTTACCCCCGCAAATTGGCACATCCTCTAGAAGAAGAGCTCCTTATTCCTGAGAAGTCACTAAGGTCTTCTTCTCCAAGTTTTTCCATTTCAGAACAGGAAAACCAATCTCCAACATCAGTATTGTCTGCAGTTGGTTCAGATGCCCTTGGTTCCACTGATTCAGACACACCAAACCACAGCTTATCTCCAGTTTCATTTGCTGGTGGTGTTCATCATGCTGATTCGTCTCCTGAAGAGGATGGATCTCCATCTCCAGCAACTGCTAATTCAGTTCCTGATGAGCAATTTCCCAAG GTCGAGAAACTTGACTCCTCTCCCAAAGAAAATGTGTCTTCTGGAGAACCTGTTGTTGAGGAAACATCAACTCGAAGTCTGAAGCTCTTTGGATGGACAGTATTAGTCACAGAATGCCATAAACCATCTTCTCCAAACATGGGAACTTCTAAATTGTCTACACCAGACACTGCAGAAGAAAAACTTGTGCGACCATTAACACTGAACAATGTGGCCACAGAATTTCCGTCCAGGAATGGGGAATCCACTTGGAGTCCTTTGCCACATGGATCTCATGGAGCATTATGTTACATGaaatttcaaaaggaaaacTCAAGTCCTGCACAAAAGGACTCTGCTACTCTGCCTTGGTGGACTTTTTATGGAGCCATGCCATTTCCTTGCATACCATTTCACAAGAAAGAGCCCGCAATAGAAAATTTAGATTCAAAAGGAGATGAAGTCCAAGATAAAGAGATTCCAAAGGAAGTATCTTGGACTGGTTCCAACTCTGGATCAGTGAGTGAAGGGGAAAACGGAGATAAAAACATGGATGCTGAGACTGAAAGTCAACAATTTTCTTACGAGGAAAAAGAGCTATCCCCAATTTTTGAGCTTAAGCTAACCAAGAAATCAGCCTCATCTGGATCAAAAGTGATCAATGAAAAGTGCCCGAAAGGGTTTGTGCCTTACAAGAAACGAATTGCGGAAAGAGACAGCCAATCCTCAACAATAACTGGTGAAGAGAGGGAAGAGCAAAGAATCCGCCTTTGCCTGTAG
- the LOC133699904 gene encoding protein REVEILLE 1-like isoform X1: MLSCLLSGYIVTRASFFTSVVVFGKLIFKFQDQCGGTRLNLVLPAGNGISLSATLNNASGQQLKEQFSCGSDFSPKARKPYTITKQRERWTEEEHKKFLEALKLYGRAWRRIEEHVGTKTAVQIRSHAQKFFSKVVRESGGSNTSSVEPVEIPPPRPKRKPMHPYPRKLAHPLEEELLIPEKSLRSSSPSFSISEQENQSPTSVLSAVGSDALGSTDSDTPNHSLSPVSFAGGVHHADSSPEEDGSPSPATANSVPDEQFPKVEKLDSSPKENVSSGEPVVEETSTRSLKLFGWTVLVTECHKPSSPNMGTSKLSTPDTAEEKLVRPLTLNNVATEFPSRNGESTWSPLPHGSHGALCYMKFQKENSSPAQKDSATLPWWTFYGAMPFPCIPFHKKEPAIENLDSKGDEVQDKEIPKEVSWTGSNSGSVSEGENGDKNMDAETESQQFSYEEKELSPIFELKLTKKSASSGSKVINEKCPKGFVPYKKRIAERDSQSSTITGEEREEQRIRLCL; encoded by the exons ATGTTGAGCTGTCTTTTGTCTGGCTATATAGTTACACGAGCAAGTTTCTTTACGAGTGTAGTTGTTTTTGGGAAATTGATATTCAAGTTTCAG GATCAGTGTGGAGGGACTCGACTGAATCTGGTTCTCCCAGCAGGCAATGGAATTTCACTGAGTGCTACACTAAATAATGCATCTGGGCAGCAACTAAAGGAGCAATTCTCTTGTGGGAGTGATTTCTCTCCCAAG gcgAGGAAACCATACACCATCACGAAGCAAAGAGAAAGATGGACAGAGGAAGAGCATAAGAAGTTCCTTGAAGCTCTAAAGCTTTATGGTCGCGCTTGGAGACGGATTGAAG AGCATGTTGGCACAAAGACTGCAGTTCAGATTCGAAGCCATGCTCAGAAATTCTTCTCTAAG GTTGTGCGTGAGTCTGGTGGCAGCAACACTAGCTCAGTGGAACCAGTTGAAATTCCTCCTCCTAGACCAAAGCGAAAACCTATGCATCCTTACCCCCGCAAATTGGCACATCCTCTAGAAGAAGAGCTCCTTATTCCTGAGAAGTCACTAAGGTCTTCTTCTCCAAGTTTTTCCATTTCAGAACAGGAAAACCAATCTCCAACATCAGTATTGTCTGCAGTTGGTTCAGATGCCCTTGGTTCCACTGATTCAGACACACCAAACCACAGCTTATCTCCAGTTTCATTTGCTGGTGGTGTTCATCATGCTGATTCGTCTCCTGAAGAGGATGGATCTCCATCTCCAGCAACTGCTAATTCAGTTCCTGATGAGCAATTTCCCAAG GTCGAGAAACTTGACTCCTCTCCCAAAGAAAATGTGTCTTCTGGAGAACCTGTTGTTGAGGAAACATCAACTCGAAGTCTGAAGCTCTTTGGATGGACAGTATTAGTCACAGAATGCCATAAACCATCTTCTCCAAACATGGGAACTTCTAAATTGTCTACACCAGACACTGCAGAAGAAAAACTTGTGCGACCATTAACACTGAACAATGTGGCCACAGAATTTCCGTCCAGGAATGGGGAATCCACTTGGAGTCCTTTGCCACATGGATCTCATGGAGCATTATGTTACATGaaatttcaaaaggaaaacTCAAGTCCTGCACAAAAGGACTCTGCTACTCTGCCTTGGTGGACTTTTTATGGAGCCATGCCATTTCCTTGCATACCATTTCACAAGAAAGAGCCCGCAATAGAAAATTTAGATTCAAAAGGAGATGAAGTCCAAGATAAAGAGATTCCAAAGGAAGTATCTTGGACTGGTTCCAACTCTGGATCAGTGAGTGAAGGGGAAAACGGAGATAAAAACATGGATGCTGAGACTGAAAGTCAACAATTTTCTTACGAGGAAAAAGAGCTATCCCCAATTTTTGAGCTTAAGCTAACCAAGAAATCAGCCTCATCTGGATCAAAAGTGATCAATGAAAAGTGCCCGAAAGGGTTTGTGCCTTACAAGAAACGAATTGCGGAAAGAGACAGCCAATCCTCAACAATAACTGGTGAAGAGAGGGAAGAGCAAAGAATCCGCCTTTGCCTGTAG